The following proteins come from a genomic window of Malus sylvestris chromosome 4, drMalSylv7.2, whole genome shotgun sequence:
- the LOC126618218 gene encoding uncharacterized protein LOC126618218 has product MEEDGDDHHRRQRASHSHRVMEVVGQITKPRRAANIDRRRERRGLQLECLTLPVPSPGKGEGGGHQNFFSNDSTQSCLGAYAPINFTQDTQKKYFDSIGRGRVKKLGQKGRVQESIMRLRTWNIGTLTGKSMEVVEVMVRRRINIMCLQETKWVGLKAKDLENSGFKLWYSGTNRTRNGVGIIVDKTLTQDVVDVKRVGDRIMAIKIVLRQKLINVISAYAPQVGLDMSSNEKFWEDLGDLVQGIVQTEKLFIGGDLNGHVGRETGNYRGFHGGHGFGKRNEDGEAILDFAMAYDLFLANTFFKKREEHVITYKSGSSKTQIDFLLMRKWDRITCKDCKVIPGEMWVG; this is encoded by the exons ATGGAAGAGGATGGGGATGATCACCATAGAAGGCAGAGGGCCTCGCATTCCCATCGTGTCATGGAAGTTGTGGGTCAGATAACCAAACCCAGACGTGCTGCAAACATCGATAGAAGAAGGGAAAGACGAG GGCTGCAGCTAGAATGTCTTACATTGCCTGTCCCAAGCCCGGGTAAAGGAGAAGGGGGAGGGCATCAG aacttcttttcgaacgactccactcaaagttgtttgggagcatatgctcctatcaactttacacaggacacacaaaagaagtactttgattctattggacgggggagggtgaagaagctaggacagaagggtagagttcaagagagtataATGCGTTTaagaacgtggaatataggaaccttaacgggaaaatctatggaagtagtggaagttatggtgaggagaaggataaatattatgtgcctacaagaaactaagtgggttggtcttaaggcaaaggatctagaaaactcagggtttaaactttggtattcgggcacaaatagaacgagaaacggtgttggcatcatcgtggacaagaccttgacacaagatgttgtagatgtcaagagggtaggagatagaatcatggcaatcaagattgtattAAGACaaaaactcatcaatgtgattagtgcgtacgcacctcaagtagggttggatatgagttcgaatgagaaattttgggaagaccttggagacttggtgcaaggaattgtccagacggagaagttatttataggaggagatttaaatggacacgtgggcagagAGACAGGCAACTATAGAGGTTtccatggtggccatggttttgggaagagaaacgaggatggggaagctatcttggattttgcaatggcatatgatctcttcttagccaacactttctttaagaagagagaagaacatgtgatcacctacaagagtgggtcgtcaaaaacacaaatagattttcttctaatgaggaaatgggatcgtataacttgtaaggattgcaaagttataccgggagaga TGtgggtgggatag